Proteins from one Plasmodium gaboni strain SY75 chromosome 4, whole genome shotgun sequence genomic window:
- a CDS encoding reticulocyte binding protein 1: MQKWIFCNIILYILIVLTELSCEKENYDAKNKIKKDNSGDYNYEENPSYGENENYIKNYKDDKFNDDSFKDGNIFLHLGNCSNSKKNIKRYSKDQKERKENVLIPIDEEKRRLNNYFNKGINFLHTKKGKNNSYKFDVDKNASFLNNRDYKDLVLMQYDYTYLEAVKDILHFIPKDKEYHKYFKEKLQKNVSNFKDSLKLLREGYIQNKLEMIRIHSDIEILNDFYKEDIVNDNYFKKEMKNKNEEMEKYKREYNSYISKYEKEFKKKIQDLSNEISINLNKSTCEKSCYMYLLRLEEYKNKIKHEINKINKLPEMYINDKNFVYSFLKNVINDKIDIYKTISSLISSEKQIFYVEYIYRMNKSILNLLSRDIKKIDINNDSKYTYTKSHFLRDNNILLSKYYTLKFLNILNETYYHTLYKNKINLFNKYVIDVINNLKDYSYKYIRSIQNKINTHKQQMNLQDIIKYANNIYSQHNTSINEISKYDNLLINTNIQELQQKVLQIEQNKKDIKHKVELIDDIYKKVYNELLKKENEELKKIYVINNNIKDNKKKNIQDFLTFIQQIKQFNILTDQNIKQCDNYYHEIKKMKEDINNIHLYIQPIINHLHTLKEIQNNKIKYEQTIKNILQKIFDKIENLKKIILLKDQAQLNITILDDLTNKKNYNQIIHPQEEQIKNTSNNFLQIYIQQKNIETKNIQQVLKSLYDGDINTFIQKISKYILEQKEIELTQQHLYTNDKINEYLQQIQNEQDKINNTIKDIKIQEALKQMTDILNNINIIKKNIVKEFINNLIKNMNQQYDDIQQGYNNITNYINQYEQQNNNIKQYIHHLHNIQTIYYDNKYAKEKDTHSRDYYIHFVESKNNVDNIKKNLNKYLHIIKKEQIKNIQNCLDQYDYIKKYIHILTSEENTQSDIQIYNKLITQLDSIKQNIETYNTQHNFIDYEQKKNTYDDIHQQLIEEFINLYKRIKVLKILNISLKACEKNNQSINLLNEKTEELKKNVIHEIAVLQKKNDISTNKISDKNNILSLNDLLKEIDQSVIDINKLLNEESNELLNYFEQSKINFYNKNKKENFDIQNTINKMNEWLAIKKKINEINKNYQTLYEKKINILLNNSKNYVQYLYDQIINLIFQKKNDLNNILKTQIEEKDHILNSLLQNEEYQKVKNQEDQIDIKNIKQLIEQTKNDILTYENQIKQIEEKNLDLKKSAESKDEIVNTLNDVKKNIIYTYEKIDNQLLNVLKNYEEGKGEFDKNILQMVNGMDDTKNVDDIKNDDNIKDDIYNLDDINDDNINDDDDDDIILSNNINIELRHINFREINKNILQIFRQFKSVNKEIKKQSNQINKEFIGIDQITKELNDIHTQMNILYKELNEKSSEFNKKKIEDINHITENINNIEMWYEKNIIEYFLRHINEQNNKAKKDIDTIENYKNNIETISKKINPQKYLETLNKLNMYLYIDKAKNLFYNLINNIVINSNELKNQAFTLNLLQNIQTNRKNLLTNKQQIIQYTNDIHNILKEIENINKILVLTNYKSIIQDIVINVNHVDTYKENLHQLYIKSEKQKEQIQNIHNNSKIIYNKINLNEDSFIKNLLNDIEKIKNEITHIKDQTNIHLSDVEKYKNEAQLYFHNTQRAEEKIEYLKSHNNSTNEKITLEELEQIKKNANKVKEIYNQTINYEHKIKNNYDIILNDYEQINKILHDSFIKQIHIESENKKKQTKEIIDIINDKTFEQHINTYKTNINNLKKQSDFKDIDKKLLLNEEALKLFVDINTTTNNLENMLTEIDSIQKNINTYIKEANESFHKFNNICNTNIKDLLNKLILEDVNYINNLKSVENQMVYMNVEKNFMLDKSKKIDEEEKKLDLLKNNISKINNSLDKLKKYYEEALFQKVKEKADTQKEYIEKIRKEINTLTDTFKTSLFIELNEDLLSTHNKNLTNNVESYKHKMDTIYNLFMQSYNIIQKYSSQIISPALNYLQTKEIKDKSLKEENQLNQNEKDALELLKNLKTNQTIKLFIQIKNETNGMVHDIEEDHKLIQEYFNNIKNKMDQLKKYKNNIDSNNMNGDKDILLKETISYYDKINKIYNNSSTYKIKEDTYYNNILKAAEILNIKIKKQQKEETNFIDVEYNSSLINKDEEIQKQINNQINELNQLHVNIFNISKDIENIKRQSEEIITHMNDIYKSTILLIDIIKKKEEALNKENIISTNINYILNKKENIIDKVIKCNLENYKDILIQNETKYEELKNINHTYEEKKKQILLLDISKIKDIKHNNIEEYKNKLKQINLTINESIEKNVLIKTDILQNEIIILEQMIKNLDILDEQIIKYINNIDELYKLGNTCDNHLITTISVVVNRNTSKIMIHLNKQKEDINKINNYIQSNYNTINKEFQYFKELYGNNNILSQKDQINFINILQEQKNEYTQKEKEISKIIKQIKKGLYSLNENNMDNIIHINTIDQDVNQNILEPYNKLITSIKHIDNVFIKIYKNKFEQIQKYIQILKPLEILNNNINTDKLKTLKENQKKLQNIETQMKQKEQILIKKMNDIEKDNITDEYINNIHQNILKPITLKMNEYKTFINHNMDHLNNTPTKLFSDHHYFKKQQEYISNVIQTINKFINDLDNNQHEYYYYYEWNEEYKQIDQDKMNQYINNIKNNLYDSKKQLEQNLQSVKNNENIIDFIQLKTKDIDDVIKNINNVKETYLNELNKKKTLQNKQMAQQKIKSNQDETIKHDNKKVEKEHQIIDVKITKDNIISKPNNNLSERSNQNEHKEKKIQNTPEIQTRNIKPHHILNHQQKDISKSHEQNITPQKINNTTIEPQNKDNQQSKKEKTNSGSNERMYFASGLIVSILFLSSLGFVINSKNNKDEYDKNQEEQQQSHFACANSEMQNDSSQKYGKNEEEVMEVSFDNDYI, encoded by the exons ATGCAAAAGTGGATTTTTTGCAACataattttgtatatattaattgtCTTAACAg AATTAAGCTGTGAAAAGGAAAATTATGATGcaaaaaacaaaataaaaaaagacaATTCAGGGgattataattatgaagAGAACCCCTCGTATGgagaaaatgaaaattatattaagAATTATAAAGACGATAAATTTAATGATGACTCATTCAAAGATggtaatatatttcttcaCTTAGGTAACTGCAGTAActcaaaaaaaaacataaaaagATATAGCAAGGACCAAAAAGAAAGAAAGGAAAATGTGTTAATACCAATAGATGAAGAGAAAAGAAgattaaataattattttaataaaggtataaattttttacatacaaagaaaggaaaaaataattcttataAATTTGATGTAGATAAAAATGCTTCgtttttaaataatagAGATTATAAAGATTTAGTTCTTATGCAATATgattatacatatttagAAGCAGTAAAAGATATTCTTCATTTTATTCCTAAAGATAAAGAATATcacaaatattttaaagaGAAACTACAAAAGAATGTTTCTAATTTTAAAGATTCACTTAAATTATTAAGAGAAGGATATATACAAAACAAACTCGAAATGATAAGAATCCATTCAGATATAGAGATTCTAAATGATTTTTATAAAGAAGATATTgtaaatgataattattttaagaaggagatgaaaaataaaaatgaagagATGGAAAAGTATAAAAGAGAATATAATTCATACATATcaaaatatgaaaaagaatttaaaaaaaaaattcaagATTTATCAAATGAGATTTctataaatttaaataaatctACATGTGAAAAGAGTTGTTATATGTATCTTTTAAGATtagaagaatataaaaataaaattaaacacgaaataaataaaataaataaattaccagaaatgtatattaatgataagaattttgtatatagttttttaaaaaatgtaataaatgacaaaatagatatatataaaacaataaGTTCTCTTATATCTAGTgaaaaacaaatattttatgttgaatatatatatagaatgaataaaagtatattaaatttaCTTTCAAgagatataaaaaaaattgatataaataatgatagtaaatatacatatacaaaatctcattttttaagagacaataatatattattatcaaaatattatactttaaaatttttaaatatattaaatgaaacatattatcatactttatataaaaataaaattaatttattcaataaatatgttatagatgttataaataatttaaaagattattcatataaatacatacgatctatacaaaataaaattaatacaCATAAACAACAAATGAATTTAcaagatataataaaatatgcaaataatatatatagtcAACATAATACTTcaataaatgaaatatcaaaatatgataatttacTTATTAATACTAACATTCAAGAATTACAACAAAAAGTTTTACAGAtagaacaaaataaaaaagatattaaaCACAAGGTGGAACTTATagatgatatatataaaaaagtatataatgaattattaaaaaaagaaaatgaagaactaaaaaaaatatatgttataaacaacaatattaaagataataaaaaaaaaaacatacaAGATTTCTTAACATTTATACAACAAATAAAacaatttaatatattaaccgatcaaaatataaaacaatGTGATAATTACTATcatgaaataaaaaaaatgaaagaagatataaataatattcatcTTTATATACAACCTATTATCAATCATTTACATACattaaaagaaatacaaaataataaaatcaaatatgaacaaaccatcaaaaatattttacaaaaaatttttgataaaatcgaaaatttaaaaaaaataattctcTTAAAAGATCAAGCTCAATTAAATATAACCATTCTAGATGAtttaacaaataaaaaaaattataatcaAATAATTCATCCACAAGaagaacaaataaaaaacacatcaaataattttttacaaatttatattcaacaaaaaaatatagaaacTAAAAATATCCAACAAGTTCTTAAATCTTTATATGATGGAGATATAAACACATTCATACAAAAAAtttctaaatatatattagaacaaaaagaaatagAATTAACACAACAACATCTTTATACtaatgataaaattaatGAGTATTTACAACAAATACAAAATGAACAagataaaattaataatactatcaaagatataaaaattcaaGAAGCATTAAAACAAATGACTGATATTTTAaacaatattaatattatcaaaaaaaatatcgtcaaagaatttataaacaatttaataaaaaatatgaatcAACAATATGATGATATTCAACAAggatataataatataactAATTATATCAATCAATATGAacaacaaaataataatattaaacaATATATTCATCATCTACACAATATAcaaacaatatattatgataataaatatgcTAAAGAAAAAGATACTCATTCAAGAGATTATTATATCCATTTTGTCgaatcaaaaaataatgttgataatataaagaaaaatttaaataaatatttacatattataaaaaaggaacaaataaaaaatatacaaaattgTTTAGATcaatatgattatataaaaaaatatatacatattcTCACAAGTGAAGAAAACACACAAAGTgatattcaaatatataataaattaattacACAATTAGATTcaataaaacaaaatatagAAACATATAACACACAACATAATTTTATAGAttatgaacaaaaaaaaaatacatatgaTGATATACACCAACAGTTGATTGAagaatttattaatttatataaaagaataaaagtacttaaaatattaaatatatctttaaaagcttgtgaaaaaaataatcaatCTATCAATctattaaatgaaaaaacagaagaattaaaaaaaaatgtaatacACGAAATAGCTGTtcttcaaaaaaaaaatgatatatcaacaaataaaatatcagacaaaaataatattttatctttaaacgatttattaaaagaaattgATCAAAGTGTTATAGatataaacaaattattaaatgaagaatCAAATGAActattaaattattttgaacaatctaaaattaatttctataataaaaataaaaaagaaaattttgatatacaaaatacaattaataaaatgaacGAATGGCTAgctataaaaaaaaaaataaatgaaattaataaaaattatcaaaccttatatgaaaaaaaaataaatatacttttaaataattcaaaaaattatgtacaatatttatatgatcaaataattaatttaatctttcaaaaaaaaaatgatttaaataatatattaaagaCACAAATAGAAGAAAAGGACCATATATTAAATAGTTTACTAcaaaatgaagaatatCAAAAAGTAAAGAATCAAGAGGATCAAattgatataaaaaatattaaacaaTTAATTGAACAAACTAAAAATGATATACTTACATATGAAAATCAAATTAAACaaatagaagaaaaaaatttagaCTTAAAAAAGTCTGCTGAAAGTAAGGATGAAATAGTAAATACATTAAATgatgttaaaaaaaatataatatatacatatgaaAAGATAGATAATCAATTATTgaatgttttaaaaaattatgaagaGGGGAAAGGAGaatttgataaaaatattttacaaatGGTTAATGGAATGGATGACACAAAAAATGTGGATGacataaaaaatgatgataatataaaagatgatatatataatttggatgatataaatgatgataatataaacgatgatgatgatgatgatattattctttcaaataatataaacatagAACTAAGACATATAAATTTCAgagaaataaataaaaatatattacaaatatttaGACAATTCAAATCTGTAAAcaaagaaataaaaaaacaatccaatcaaattaataaagaatttatAGGAATTGATCAAATTACAAAAgaattaaatgatatacATACCCAAATGAATATACTttataaagaattaaatgAGAAATCTTCtgaatttaataaaaaaaaaatagaagatataaatcatataactgaaaatattaataatattgaaatgtggtatgaaaaaaatattattgaaTATTTCTTACGTCATATtaatgaacaaaataataaagcTAAAAAAGATATAGATACTATTGagaattataaaaataatattgaaacgattagtaaaaaaattaatcCACAAAAATATCTTGAaacattaaataaattaaatatgtatCTTTATATAGACAAGGCAAAaaatcttttttataatcttataaataatatagtCATTAATTCAAATGAACTAAAAAATCAAGCTTTTACATTAAATCTATTACAAAATATTCAAACAAATAGAAAAAATCTTCTCACAAATAAACAACAAATTATTCAATATACAAAtgatatacataatatattaaaagaaatagagaatattaataaaattttagTATTAACAAATTATAAATCTATCATTCAAGATATTGTCATAAATGTAAATCATGTTGATAcatataaagaaaatttacaccaattatatataaaatcagaaaaacaaaaagaaCAAATACAAAACattcataataattcaaagataatttataacaaaataaatttaaatgaagatagttttattaaaaatttattaaatgatattgaaaaaataaaaaatgaaatcACACATATAAAGGATCAAACAAATATACATCTATCAGATGTagagaaatataaaaatgaagcTCAACTATATTTTCATAACACACAAAGAGCtgaagaaaaaatagaatatttaaaaagtcataataattcaacaaatgaaaaaataacCCTAGAAGAATTagaacaaataaaaaaaaatgcCAACAAAGTAAAAGAAATATACAATCAAACCATAAACTATGAAcacaaaattaaaaataattatgatattatattaaatgattatgaacaaataaataaaatattacatgattcttttattaaacAAATTCATATCGAATctgaaaataaaaagaaacaaaCTAAAGAAATTATAGACATAATTAATGATAAAACATTTGAACaacatataaatacatacaaaacaaatataaacaacctaaaaaaacaatcagattttaaagatatagataaaaagttattattaaatgaagaagCACTTAAATTATTTGTAGATATTAATACTACCACAAATAATTTAGAAAATATGTTAACCGAAATAGATTcaatacaaaaaaatataaacacaTATATCAAAGAAGCAAATGAATCATTCCAcaaatttaataatatatgtaatactaatataaaagatttattaaataaattaatattagaagatgtaaattatattaataatttaaaaagtGTTGAAAATCAAATGGTATATATGAatgtagaaaaaaatttcatgttagataaaagtaaaaaaatagatgaagaagaaaaaaaattagatctattaaaaaataatatctcaaaaataaataattcattagataaattaaaaaaatattatgaagAAGCACTCTTTCAAAAAGTTAAAGAAAAAGCAGATACTcaaaaagaatatatagaaaaaataagaaaagaaataaatacTCTCACTGATACTTTTAAAACATCATTGTTTATAGAACTCAATGAAGATCTTTTATCGacacataataaaaatttaacAAATAATGTAGAAAgttataaacataaaatggatactatatataatctttttatgcaatcatataatataatacaaaaatattcttCACAAATTATTTCGCCTGCCTTGAATTATTTACaaacaaaagaaataaaagaCAAATCtttaaaagaagaaaatcaattaaatcaaaatgaaaaagatgCATTggaattattaaaaaatcTTAAAACAAATCAAacaataaaattatttattcaaataaaaaatgaaacaaATGGAATGGTGCATGATATAGAAGAAGACCATAAATTAATACAAGAATATTTCaataatatcaaaaataaaatggaccaattaaaaaaatataaaaacaatatagatagtaataatatgaatggTGATAAGGATATACTACTCAAAGAAACCATATCCtattatgataaaataaataaaatatataataattcatctacatataaaataaaagaagacacatattataataacatattgAAAGCTGCCGAAAttttaaacataaaaataaaaaaacaacaaAAGGAAGAAACAAATTTTATTGATGTAGAATATAATTCTTCattaattaataaagatgaagaaattcaaaaacaaattaacaaccaaataaatgaattaaatcAACTTCATgtgaatatttttaatatttcaaaagatatagaaaatataaaaagacaaagtgaagaaattattacacatatgaatgatatatataaaagtacTATTCTATTAATAGACATAATCaagaaaaaagaagaagctttaaataaagaaaatattatttctactaatataaattatatattaaataaaaaagaaaatattatagataaagttattaaatgtaatttagaaaattataaagatatattaatacaaaatgaaacaaaatatgaagaattaaaaaatataaatcatacatatgaagaaaaaaaaaaacaaatattattattagatatatcaaaaattaaagatataaaacataataatatcgaagaatataaaaacaaattaaaacaaattaatCTAACAATCAATGAAAgtatagaaaaaaatgtacTCATAAAAACGGATATCTtacaaaatgaaattataatattagaacaaatgataaaaaatttagatatattagatgaacaaattataaaatatataaataatatagatgaattatataaactaGGAAATACTTGTGATAATCATCTAATTACAACCATCAGTGTTGTAGTTAATAGGAATACATCAAAAATTATGATACATTTGaataaacaaaaagaagatataaacaaaattaataattatattcaATCAAATTATAATACAATCAATAAAGAAtttcaatattttaaagaattatatggaaataataatattttaagtCAAAAGGACcaaattaattttataaatattttacaagaacaaaaaaatgaatatacacaaaaggaaaaagaaatttctaaaattattaaacaaatcaaaaaaggattatattcattgaatgaaaataatatggataatataatacatatcAATACAATAGATCAAGATGtaaatcaaaatattttagaaccatataataaattaataacaagcataaaacatattgataatgtttttataaagatttataaaaataaattcgaacaaatacaaaaatatatacaaattcTTAAACCtttagaaatattaaataataatataaacacaGACAAGTTAAAAACATTAAAGGAAAACCAAAAGaaattacaaaatatagaaacacaaatgaaacaaaaagaacaaatattgatcaaaaaaatgaatgatatagaaaaagataatataacagatgaatatataaataatattcaccaaaatatattgaaacctattacattaaaaatgaacgaatataaaacatttataaatcataatatggatcatttaaataatacacCTACAAAACTTTTTAGTGATCATCATTATTTCAAAAAACAACAAGAATATATATCCAACGTGATACAAACAATTAATAAATTCATAAATGATCTAGATAATAATCAAcatgaatattattattattatgaatggaatgaagaatataaacaaatagATCAAGATAAAATGaatcaatatataaataatattaaaaataatttatatgattcTAAAAAACAATTGGAACAGAATCTACAAAgtgtaaaaaataatgaaaatattatagaCTTCATCCAATTGAAAACAAAAGATATTGATGatgttattaaaaatattaataatgtaAAAGAAACATATCTAAATGAattgaataaaaaaaaaacattaCAAAATAAACAAATGGCTCAACAAAAAATCAAATCAAATCAAGACGAAACAATAAAacatgataataaaaaggtTGAAAAGGAACATCAAATTATAGATGTTAAAATAAcaaaagataatataataagtaaaccaaataataatttatcaGAGAGATCTAATCAAAATGAACataaagaaaagaaaatacaaaataCACCTGAAATACAAACAAGAAATATTAAACCACATCATATTCTTAATCATCAACAAAAGGATATATCAAAATCACatgaacaaaatataactccacaaaaaataaacaacACTACAATAGAACCacaaaataaagataatcAACAAAGtaagaaagaaaaaacaaattcAGGTAGTAATGAAAGAATGTATTTTGCAAGTGGATTAATCGTATCCATTCTATTTTTATCTAGTCTAGGATTTGTTATAAatagtaaaaataataaagacGAATATGATAAAAACCAAGAGGAACAACAACAAAGTCATTTTGCATGTGCTAATAGTGAAATGCAAAATGACTCATCAcaaaaatatggaaaaaatgaagaagaagTAATGGAGGTATCTTTTgataatgattatatttaa
- a CDS encoding putative exported protein (Plasmodium exported protein, unknown function), whose protein sequence is NDSSQKYGKNEEEVMEVSFEDYVDNYEYTLGDKIPESLNLENDSNIDTISVLDLSDENNVEVIFSYKNINEKNINNVNMDELKSFIDTRAEENQTKMWDEYINNIENITPKSIEYKYKYHTSTKRNLRSFIKYAKSTLKLLYKIIKYILITIYNIIKYIIVAIFTTLESII, encoded by the coding sequence AAATGACTCATCAcaaaaatatggaaaaaatgaagaagaagTAATGGAGGTATCTTTTGAAGATTATGTTgataattatgaatataCTTTGGGTGATAAAATACCAGAAAGTTTAAATTTAGAAAACGATTCTAATATTGATACTATAAGTGTTCTTGATTTAAGTGACGAAAATAATGTGGAGgtaattttttcttataaaaatataaatgaaaagaatataaataatgttaATATGGATGAACTTAAATCATTTATTGATACACGAGCTGAAGAAAATCAAACGAAAATGTGGGATGagtatataaataatattgaaaatattacaCCGAAAAGCatagaatataaatataaatatcataCATCTACTAAAAGAAATTTAAGAagttttattaaatatgcTAAAAGTACACTTaagttattatataaaataattaaatatattttaattactatttataatattattaaatatattattgttgcTATTTTTACCACACTAGAaagtataatataa
- a CDS encoding putative regulator of chromosome condensation translates to MMYNKIRYSNVSKIFLGVLGSYYFIKNNNNKKSIKKKKNDFSTSKKIYYLNYFNNIHFCENKNEKVYLFGDKRCLIKETNEDGECPFFERNKIKVKKISFGNCIASCITENDEVYIWGSYEKGIDEENKELIYIDPFKLNSTECIIDIQFSNKDIYLMTKKGELKIIRNYKKCLKDKEFIIENFYKGTYNFFFFKNEKIIKMSVNKYHLAFITNKGNVYCSGNNFYGQCGKEPSLKNNLNLNYNFEFANNINTYGTFNSVNNQDKGYIHDGDYYSPDYLPMIRDYEFNKLIENEKEENKNEYSISVYGINKNEKVKRIKNNILLNNNDEDIDNTFDEISSDNDNINMDVKKNGKVHTDTDTDPPTQNKVNINYLNNSLDSYDHFVYSPDDIINNHVDMNKVEFKEKTRIIDISCGLNHTLCLDDKNNVYSFGDDSKIQLGLGESRTNKNSLAGTKWKDQIKLGYTSATKNATNYSFYDRHIQSSPQKIMKKINDNEIINDIYKINAGSNFSMIFSNDKFGKQLFCFGDNIYFQCGRHLGKHQQTLSTVKLPNNKINDFTCGDTHCLLNLNNQVYGWGYNDNNQISPYKNKGIINIPVNILADLKKKKNHFDIKYINAKYNNSVIIISYA, encoded by the coding sequence ATGATGTACAACAAAATAAGATATTCCAATGTGTCCAAGATTTTTTTAGGAGTTTTAGGAAGctattattttattaagaataataacaataagaagagtattaaaaaaaaaaagaatgatTTTAGTACtagtaaaaaaatatattatttgaattattttaataatatacatttttgtgaaaataaaaatgaaaaagtATACTTGTTTGGTGATAAGCGTTGTTTAATCAAAGAGACAAATGAAGATGGAGAATGCCCTTTTTTtgaaagaaataaaattaaagtaaaaaaaatatcttttGGTAATTGTATAGCTAGCTGTATAACAGAAAATGATGAAGTTTATATTTGGGGTTCGTATGAAAAAGGAAtagatgaagaaaataaagaattaatttatattgaTCCATTTAAACTAAATAGCACTGAATGTATTATTGATATCCAATTTTCAAATAAGGATATATATCTTATGACTAAAAAAGgagaattaaaaattataagaaattataagaaatgtttaaaagataaagaatttataattgaaaatttttataaagGTACATATaactttttcttttttaaaaatgaaaagataataaaaatgagtgtaaataaatatcattTAGCATTTATTACAAATAAAGGAAATGTCTATTGTTCAGgtaataatttttatggTCAATGTGGAAAAGAACcttctttaaaaaataatttaaatttaaattataattttgaattcgcaaataatataaacacCTATGGTACATTTAATTCAGTAAATAATCAAGATAAAGGTTATATACATGATGGGGATTATTATTCTCCTGATTATTTACCAATGATAAGAGATTatgaatttaataaattgatagaaaatgaaaaagaagaaaacaaaaatgaatattCCATAAGTGTATATggaattaataaaaatgaaaaggtgaaaagaataaaaaataatatattattaaataataatgatgaagatATAGATAATACTTTTGATGAGATTTCTTCtgataatgataatattaatatggATGTTAAGAAAAATGGAAAGGTACACACAGACACAGACACAGACCCACCCACACAAAATaaagtaaatataaattatttaaataattctttaGATTCCTATGatcattttgtttattcacccgatgatattataaacaaCCATGTTGATATGAACAAAGTAGAATTTAAGGAGAAAACACGAATTATTGATATATCTTGTGGTTTAAATCACACCTTATGTTtagatgataaaaataatgtatataGTTTTGGAGATGATAGTAAGATCCAATTAGGGTTAGGAGAAAGTcgaacaaataaaaattcgTTAGCTGGAACAAAATGGAAAGATCAAATAAAACTTGGATATACATCTGCAACAAAAAATGCAACaaattattctttttatgATAGACATATACAAAGTAGTCcacaaaaaattatgaagaaaattaatgataacgaaataataaatgatatatataaaattaatgCTGGTTCAAATTTCTCTATGATCTTTTCAAATGATAAATTTGGAAAAcaattattttgttttggtgataatatatatttccaATGTGGTAGACATTTAGGAAAACATCAACAAACATTATCAACTGTTAAATTAccaaataataaaataaatgatttTACATGTGGTGATACACACtgtttattaaatttaaataatcaAGTATATGGATGGGgatataatgataataatcaaatttctccatataaaaataaaggaaTCATAAATATACCAGTCAATATTTTGGCTgacttaaaaaaaaaaaaaaatcattttgatataaaatatattaatgctaaatataacaattcggtaattataatttcatATGCATGA